In Pedobacter sp. WC2423, the following are encoded in one genomic region:
- the msrA gene encoding peptide-methionine (S)-S-oxide reductase MsrA, with product MISLLFVSCSDRKQQIASNNGFAVLPMRKSNEAVATFAGGCFWAMQESMIQLKGVNTVISGYAGGSTANPTYEDVLSKNTGHAESVQVYYNPEVISYRQLLHAFFFAHDPTELNRQGPDVGNDYRSIAFYRSPEERKTIAKVMADMEAAKYYPGSFVTELEPFQVFYPAESSHQDYYERNLWDPYIRSVSKPKVMHVRKQLPQLVKKECLK from the coding sequence ATGATCAGTTTATTATTTGTTTCCTGTTCAGACAGAAAACAGCAAATAGCAAGTAATAACGGATTTGCCGTTTTACCCATGCGTAAATCAAATGAAGCCGTAGCCACTTTTGCAGGGGGGTGCTTCTGGGCGATGCAGGAAAGTATGATCCAGTTGAAAGGAGTAAATACAGTCATCAGTGGTTATGCCGGTGGAAGTACTGCAAATCCCACTTACGAAGATGTTTTGAGTAAGAATACTGGTCATGCTGAATCAGTTCAGGTTTATTACAATCCGGAAGTGATTTCTTATAGACAACTCCTGCATGCTTTTTTCTTTGCCCATGACCCTACTGAATTAAACAGACAGGGGCCTGATGTTGGAAATGATTACCGCTCGATTGCTTTTTATCGCAGTCCTGAAGAAAGAAAGACAATTGCCAAAGTTATGGCAGACATGGAGGCCGCTAAATACTATCCCGGTAGTTTTGTTACAGAACTGGAACCATTTCAGGTATTTTATCCGGCAGAAAGCTCACATCAGGATTATTATGAGCGTAATTTGTGGGATCCTTATATCAGAAGTGTTTCTAAACCAAAAGTAATGCATGTGAGAAAACAACTGCCGCAATTGGTTAAAAAAGAGTGTCTTAAGTAG